A portion of the Natronococcus sp. AD-5 genome contains these proteins:
- the gatC gene encoding Asp-tRNA(Asn)/Glu-tRNA(Gln) amidotransferase subunit GatC, protein MSDDAVSPEEVRHVAELARVDLADDEVDQFTRQFADILEYFETLDEVPEVDRGADLTNVMRPDEERDSLDRAEALRNAPETEDGYFKGPNVS, encoded by the coding sequence ATGAGCGACGACGCCGTCAGTCCCGAGGAGGTCCGCCACGTCGCGGAGCTGGCTCGCGTCGACCTCGCCGACGACGAGGTCGACCAGTTCACCCGGCAGTTCGCGGACATCCTCGAGTACTTCGAGACGCTCGACGAGGTACCGGAGGTCGATCGCGGGGCGGATCTCACGAACGTGATGCGCCCGGACGAGGAGCGCGACTCGCTCGACCGCGCCGAGGCGCTCCGGAACGCCCCCGAAACCGAGGACGGCTACTTCAAAGGCCCGAACGTCTCCTGA
- a CDS encoding transcription initiation factor IIB yields the protein MTDSTIRTRSGERRSSEREEAASQAEEREQCPECGGRLVSDAEHAETVCEDCGLVVDEGEIDRGPEWRAFDAAEKNEKSRVGAPTTNMMHDQGLSTNIGWQDKDAYGKSLSSRQRQKMQRLRTWNERFRTRDSKERNLKQALGEIDRMASALGLPENVRETASVIYRRALEEDLLPGRSIEGVATSSLYAAARQAGTPRSLDEISAVSRVEKDEVARTYRYVIRELGLEVQPADPESYVPRFASDLELSDETERRARSLLQTAKEEEVHSGKSPVGLAAAAMYAAALLTNEKVTQNDVSEVASISEVTIRNRYHELLEAEGGTPV from the coding sequence ATGACAGACTCCACTATCCGAACCCGGAGCGGCGAGCGACGCTCGAGCGAGCGGGAAGAGGCGGCCTCGCAAGCGGAGGAGCGAGAGCAGTGTCCCGAGTGCGGCGGCCGACTCGTCTCCGACGCCGAGCACGCCGAGACCGTCTGCGAGGACTGCGGCCTCGTCGTCGACGAGGGCGAGATCGACCGCGGGCCCGAGTGGCGCGCGTTCGACGCCGCCGAGAAGAACGAGAAGTCCCGCGTCGGCGCCCCGACGACCAACATGATGCACGACCAGGGGCTGTCGACGAACATCGGCTGGCAGGACAAGGACGCCTACGGCAAGTCCCTGAGTTCGCGCCAGCGCCAGAAGATGCAGCGCCTGCGCACCTGGAACGAGCGGTTCCGCACCCGCGACTCCAAGGAGCGTAACCTCAAGCAGGCGCTGGGCGAGATCGACCGGATGGCGAGCGCACTCGGCCTTCCCGAGAACGTCCGCGAGACCGCGTCGGTCATCTACCGCCGCGCCCTCGAGGAGGACCTGCTGCCCGGCCGGTCGATCGAAGGCGTCGCGACCTCGTCGCTGTACGCCGCCGCCCGCCAGGCCGGCACCCCCCGGAGCCTCGACGAGATCTCGGCCGTCAGCCGCGTCGAAAAGGACGAGGTCGCCCGGACGTACCGGTACGTCATCCGGGAACTCGGCCTCGAGGTTCAGCCGGCCGATCCCGAGAGCTACGTGCCGCGATTCGCGAGCGACCTCGAGCTCTCGGACGAAACCGAGCGACGAGCCCGCAGCCTCCTGCAGACGGCCAAGGAAGAGGAGGTCCACAGCGGCAAGTCGCCGGTCGGCCTCGCCGCCGCCGCCATGTACGCCGCCGCGCTGCTGACCAACGAGAAGGTGACCCAGAACGACGTCAGCGAGGTCGCCAGCATCTCCGAGGTCACCATCCGCAACCGGTACCACGAGTTGCTCGAAGCCGAGGGCGGGACGCCGGTCTGA